The sequence acaaacccaaagcaatttagaaaatgggaataggaacattcatatcgataattaccttaaatgtaaacggactaaatgctcccaccaaaagacacagattggctgaatggatacaaaaacaagacccatatatatgctgtctacaagagacccacttcagacctagagacacatacagactgaaagtaaggggatggaaaaagatattccatgcaaatggaagccaaaagaaagctggagtagcaattctcatatcagacaaaatagactttaaaataaagactattagaagagacaaagaaggacactacataatgatcaagggatcaacccaagaagaagatataacaattgtaaatatttatgcacccaacataggagcacctcaatacataaggcaaatactaacagccacaaaaggggaaatcgacagtaacacattcatagtaggggactttaacaccccactttcaccaatggacagatcatccaaaatgaaaataaataaggaaacacaagctttaaacgatacattaaacaagatggacttaattgatatttataggacattccatgcgaaaacaacagaatacacatttttctcaagtgctcatggaacattctccaggatagatcatatcttgggtcacaaatcaagccttggtaaatttaacagaattgaaattgtatcaagtatcttttctgaccacaacactatgagactagatatcaattatataaaaagatctgtaaaaaatacaaacacatggaagctaaacaatacactacttaataacgaagtgatcactgaagaaatcaaagaggaaattttaaaatacctagaaacaaatgacaatggagacacgacgacccaaaacctatgggatgcagcaaaagcacttctaagagggaagtttatagcaatacaatcctaccttaagaaacaggaaacatctcgaataaacaacgtaaccttgcacctaaagcaattagagaaagaagaacaaaaaaaccccaaagttagcagaaggaaagaaatcataaagatcagatcagaaataaatgaaaaagaaatgaaggaaacgatagcaaagatcaataaaactaaaagctggttctttgagaagataaacaaaatagataaaccattagccagactcatcaataaaaaaagggagaagactcaaattaatagaattaggaatgaaaaaggagaagtaacaactgacactgcagatatacaaaggatcatgagagattactacaagcaactctatgccaataaaacggacaacctggaagaaatggacaaattcttagaaatgcacaacctgccaagactgaatgaggaagaaatagaaaatatgaacagaccaatcacaagcactgaaattgaaactctgattaaaaatcttccaacaaacaaaagcccaggaccagatggctttacaggcgaattctatcaaacatttagagaagagctaacatctatccttctcaaactcttccaaaatatagcagagggaggaacactcccaaactccttctacgaggccaccatcaccttgataccaaaaccagacaaggatgtcacaaagaaagaaaactacaggccaatatcactgacgaacatagatgcaaaaatcctcaacaaaagactagcaaacagaatccaacagcacattaaaaggatcatacaccatgatcaagtggggtttattccaggaatgcaaggattgttcagtatacgcaaatcaatcaacatgatacaccatattaacaaattgaaagagaaaaaccatatgatcatctcaacagatgcagagaaagctttcgacaaaatgcaacacccatttatgatgaaaaccctgcagaaagtaggcatagagggaactttcctcaacataataaagaccatatatgacaaacccacagctaacaacgtcctcaatggtgaaaaactgaaggcatttccactaagatcaggaaaaagacaaggttgcccactctcaccactcttaatcaacatagttttggaaattttagccacagcaatcggagaagaaagggaaataaaaggaatgcaaatcagaaaagaagaagtaaagctgtcactgtttgcagatgacatgatcctatacatagagaatcctaaagatgctaccagaaaacttctagagctaatcaatgaatttggtaaagtagcaagatacaaaattaatgcacagaaatctctggcattcctgtatactaatgatgaaaaatctgaaagtgaaatcaagaaaacactcccatttaccactgcaacaaaaagaataaaatatctaggaataaacctacctaaggagacaaaagacctgtatgcagaaaattataagacactgatgaaagaaattaaagatgatacaaatagatggagagatatactatgttcttggattggaagaatcaacattgtgaaaatgagtctactacccaaagcaatctacagattcaatgcaatccctatcaaactaccactggcatttttcacagaactagaacaaaaaatttcgcaatttgtatggaaacacaaaagaccccgaatacccaaagcaatcttgagaacaaaaaacggagctggaggaatcaggctccctaacttcagactatactgcaaagctacagtaatcaagacagtatggtactggcacaaaaacagaaagatagatcagtggaacaggatagaaaacccagagatacacccacgcacatatggtcaccttatctttgataaaggaggcaggaatgtacagtggagaaaggacagcctcttcaatatgtggtgctgggaaaactggacaggtacatgtaaaagtatgagattaggacactgcctaacaccatacacaaaaataagctcaaaatggattaaagacctaaatgtaaggtcagagactatcaaactcttagaggaaaacataggcagaacactctatgacataaatcacagcaagatcctttttgacccacctcctagagaaatggaaataaaaacaaaaataaacaaatgggacctaatgaaacttaaaagcttttggacagcaaaggaaaccataaacaagaccaaaagacaaccctcagaatgggagaaaatatttgcaaatgaagcaactgacaaaggattaatctccaaaatttataagcagctcatgcagctccataacaaaaaaacaaacaacccaatccaaaaatgggcagaagacctaaatagatatttctccaaagaagatatacagactgccaacaaacacatgaaagaatgctcaacatcattaatcattaaagaaatgcagatcgaaactacagtgagatatcatctcacaccagtcagaatggccatcatcaaaatatctagaaacaataaatgctagagaggacgtggagaaaagggaacactcttgcattgcttgtgggaatgtgaattggtacagccactatggagaacagtatggaggtttcttaaaaaactacaaatagaactaccatatgacccagcaatcccactactgggcacataccctgagaaaaccataattcaaaaagagtcatgtaccaaaacgttcatgcagctctatttacaatagcctggagatggaaacaacctaagtgtccgtcatcggatgaatggataaagaagatgtggcacatatatacaatggaatattactcagccataaaaagaaacgaaattgagctatttgtaatgaggtggatggacctagactctttcatacagagtgaagtaagtcagaaagagaaagacaaataccgtatgctaacacatatatatggaatttaagggaaaaaaatgtcatgaagaacctaggggtaagacaggaataaagacacagacctaccagagaacggacttgaggttatggggagggggaagggtgagctgtggcaaagtgagagagtggtatggacatgtatacactaccaaatgtaaaatagatagctagtgggaagcagccgcatagcacagagagatcagcttggtgctttgtgaccacctagaggggtgggatagggagggtgggagggagggagacgcaagagggaagagatatgggaacatatgtatatgtataacgattcactttgttataaagcagtaactaacacaccattataaagcaattatactccaataaagatgttaaaaaaaaaatcaccccagAATGTGGCTGGTACAAGGTTCTATAAAGAAGCTTCTTTGGTGGAATGGCAATATTGCTTTATCATCAGGTAATTTGCTGATGTTGGTCTTATAGAGCTTTGTTTCTCAACtgaattttttaagttatttgtcTTACTTCAGCCTGTTCCTAAAATGTTGTAATGTTTGGTCCACCAAGCCGTTTCATTCTGGTATGCCCTCAGAGGTATAATGAGCCCAAGACCCAGGAAATACTGACGTTCTACACCTTATGATTCTTCTGTATTCAGAGACGGTCATCATACTGTGATTATAAAATGAAGCACAGGTCTGTATTGTTATGTGAAGATGAAAACGTGAGTTCTCCTCATCCTATAAGTGAAAGGAGTTTATCCATGTGATTATGCACCAGGCCTACTGCCACAGCCCTGTGTTTGTAATGTTAATGAACACTTTGAGCTTCCATAATCCAACCTTAAACATCCAAGTTATGAGAGAACAGACATTTCCATGTAATGGTTATGTGAACAATACACTTACTATTTTTATTAGTGATAGCGTTTCCCTCTGTCTGAAGGGTTAAGGATGAGAGGTTGCTAGCATTTGGTggtattgttgtttttttccctttgacaCTTATGAAAAGAGATGGAATACACAATATAAATGGTtggtgatgagaaaaaaaaaaaagagcacaggcTTGTAGTCACACTCAGGTTCAAATACTATGTGATTTGGGGGCAAGTTACTTTATCTCCAAGGTTCAGTTTCCTCaattataaaatagggataacaatTTCTCATAAAATTTTTGTGGTATGATCATACAGGTACACTTATTTAATGCCTGGTATATAATATAGATTTTATATAATAAGAATGACCTTTTAACGAATTATTGATTTCATAAAATTGTGGTAGGAATAATCTTACCCATCAGATCCTTGCAAGTGGGGTAGAATAAGGTTCTGTTCtgtgtttccagttttttcttaGTTTCAAACTTTTAGTTCAGAATCAGCTCCTACTTGAATGAAACAGATGCATACTTTCCcactaagaaaatgagaaaacgtAAAATAAGCAGTTTTCTATGTGCTTATTTGGCTTAACCACAAACTGTAAGTAACTTCAAGAGGCAATTGAGCCTGCAATCTAATTATTGCTAGAATGGCCACAGAGTATGTTTTATAAAGACATGTTTTAGTAGGTGTCctataatttgttaatatgtctGTAAAACCACCACACAGCATGTCACCTTACTTATTTAGTAATCTGGTTGCATCTTTTGCAAGTatcttttgttgttcttgttttttgtgtgtttttttgttgtacgcgggcctctcaccgctgtggcctctcccgttgcggagcaacaggctctggacgcgcaggctcagcggccatggctcacgggcacagccgctccgcggcatgtgggatcttcccggaccggggcacgaacccgtgtcccctgcatcggcaggcagactctcaaccactgcgccaccagggaagcccttttgcaAGTATCTTTTGCTGGATGGTGTATTCATCTGCCAGAGCAGCCATATCAAAATACCATGCAGTGGCTTAAGCCACAGAAACTTCCTTTCAGtttcacagttcaggaggctgtAAGTCCAAaagcaaggtgtcagcaagggCGGTTTCCCGAGGCCTCCCCCTTGGCTCCAGATGGCCACCTTTTTGCTGTGCCCTCACGTTGTCTCCTCTGTGCGCGCACATCCTTGGTGTCTCTTTGTGtccaatttcctcttcttgtaagaacACCAGTCAGATTCAATTAGAGCTACTCTTAACAGCCTCGTTTTATCTTAATGATCTTTTTAAAGgtcttatttccaaatacagtcacattctgaggtactggagattaggacttcaacacgtGAGTTTTAAGAGAGAAGGGATACAGTTCAGCCTATAGgtggtaaaaaagaaaatgttttcctcaAAACTGGCATTTCAGAGGTGCTTTATGGCAGATGGGAGTTTTACACCTGTTTGCATTTTTTCAAGCTGAAAGTGTGACCATGCTTTAGGATTAAAAAGCTGAAATGCTCTGATTTTTCCTTTGTGTCTGTATAAGAAGATAAACCAGAATTTCTCAACAGAATTTGGTTCTTCTGGAAATACTCCATTGGATCTCTTCTTTGTTAGAACGTTCCATTCAGTTCTTAAGTTTATGATGCTCTGATCTGCACACAGTACACTCAGTTATCCCCGGCTCGGTCCCTTATTGGACAGCTACTCACTTCACTATCAGTACAGACAGCTGTGGCAGGCAgtgctgcgggggggggggggggggcatggggTATAATTTCAAGCCCATGATGCCTTCCAAGCTCTGTATTGAGAGATATCATCATCAAGGCCTGACTACCAGAAATGCAGCTCATCCGCTCCTCCTGGTCATGGGCCCTGGCAACGGAATGCAGAATGgttcagacctttttttttttcccgaaaGAAGGGGATCAATCATTTACATCTCCTTCTAATCAGTTCTGTGACTCCAAAAAGGGGATGTGCTCTAAATGAGCACGTCGGCCCCCTGACTAGAGCCACGCAGAGTAGCAGTGCGCAACGCAGCCACTGCCAGCTGTTTTCACGAGATACTTGGTGAAGCGGCTCTGCAAACAATCTTTATTTAATGAACAACGTTCTCTTCAACATTTCCTAACAGGGTCCTCTCCTCTGGGTTCCAGTGGAGGAGCTTCTCTCTTCTCAGTGCAGTCTCCTGATGCTTGTTTTACTCTGTTAGAAATGGAATCTTGtaacaaaacatttttctcatgttCAAATAGCTAAAAAGCTTCCAACCAAATTTGTGGCCAACCACTTGTAAATGTACAGGATTCCATGACACCCACtgtatgtacttttaaaattgaaagctTAACGCCACCTTACTTTCCTTTCTGTCATCTCACTTTCctgattttaatttattgtatCTTGCTATATCATGTGTCTATTTTTCGTCACAGCTTCTGGGTAGGAACTTGTGATATTCTCTCAGTTGCTGTGGATACGTGTATGgtcatgtgagtgtgtgtggggaaGAGTTACGCGCGCCCTCTCTTTCTGCGAGTGAGATGGAGCTTTCATAGCAACTTGTATCCAGCTTTTCCCTTTGCAAAAAGCAAACGTGACAGAACGCACTGGAGACTGTGCACCTTCTCTGTGACTCGGAGGAAACGGGTTAAACGTTCTAGCTCCAATACCTCAGCCACCTCTAGGGCAGCAGCAACTGCTATCTTGCTTTTTCTCCTGGAAAGAAAACCACCCTTGAAGGGAAGAACCAGGTGTTGTGTAAGAACGCAATCATGCACTGAACTCATCCAGAGCAAAAAAAGCCAGCGAAATCATCTTAGACCCTTAACTGGGAACACACGTAGCAAAGGTTAAGACCTGTGGAAAGCTAAGAACCCGCTCAAGGTATCCAGACCGCCCCTAGAAGGACGTGGGTAGGCGGTGGCTAGAGAAACGTTTCAAGGAAAGTTCTTTGGTAAACTTGTTCCACCGGGGGAACTCATTTCGGGGAGAAGCGACAGCACCATGGACAGCACCAAGCCTAGCGCGCTGGGGCGGGGACAGCACCGGGGACAGCGCCAGCGCTGGCGCCGCGAACCCCGGGCGCGAGGCGGCCTTATCAGCTGATACCTTACGTAGGCTGGATCCCCAGCTCGGTAAGCCAGGTCTGGGTGGGCGCGCCAGCATTCGCTCTCCGGAGCCGGAGCCGCAGCCCCAGACggggcggggaaggggcgggggaaCAGCAGAAGGCAGGACCTAGAAAGCAGGTCCCTGCTTGGCTTCCCCAGCACGGAGCTGAGGTTGCAGCCCGCTGCCGCCGCGGGCGAGAGGGGCGGGAAGGGAGGCCGCGCGGCGAGAACTGCCGCTCTGACGCACCAGCCCGTCTCTCGGCGCCCACACGCTCCGGGGGCGCCCAGCTCCTCCTCCACTTGGGAGATGCCCGACTCTGGGCGACTAGACTGCTGTCTCCGCCGAGGCGAAGAGCCCTGGTCATGTGACAGCTTAGACGGGCCCCGGCTGCGAGACACAGCCCCTCGCCTCTGCTCTCCCAGCGCCTGAGGGATTCAGACCCGCCGCGGCTCGCAGCCCagcgccctcctctcctctccgaCACACCGTCTCCCACGGAGGCTCGCTGGCGGGGGGTCGGGGCAAACTCCAAGACACTCTCCAGAAACCCTGCCACTGGCCAGAGGTGACAAACATCCGGAGTGGCTTCCGACACAGTGGTCACCACCCCTCCTCCCGAGCGCCCCTTCTCCGCACACCGGCGAGCCCGTCTCCTGGCCCAGACATGGATCTGCCGCCGAACCTCACCCACTttatcctccccacccccgcccctctgGAGACCAACCGCAGCTTCGACGCCGAAGACTCGCGCGCCAGTCTGCCCCTGGTCTCCGTCTTCGGCGTGCTCGTCCTCACCTtgctgggcttcctggtggccgCGACGCTCGCCTGGAACCTGCTGGTGCTGGCGACCATTCTCCGCGTGCGCACGTTCCATCGCGTTCCGCACAACCTGGTGGCATCCATGGCCATTTCGGACGTGCTGGTGGCTGCTCTGGTCATGCCGCTGAGCCTGGTGCACGAGCTGTCCGGGCGCCGCTGGCAGTTGGGCCGGCGGCTGTGCCAGCTTTGGATCGCATGCGACGTGCTCTGCTGCACGGCCAGCATCTGGAATGTGACGGCCATTGCGCTGGACCGCTACTGGTCCATCACCCGTCACCTGGAATACACGCTCCGTGCCCGCAAGCGCATCTCCAACGTAATGATCACGCTCACCTGGACGCTCTCCGCAGTCATCTCCCTAGCCCCGCTGCTCTTCGGCTGGGGGGAGACCTACTCTGAGGGCAGCGAGGAGTGCCAGGTGAGCCGCGAGCCCTCCTACACCGTGTTCTCCACCGTGGGCGCCTTCTACCTGCCGCTCTGCGTGGTGCTCTTCGTATACTGGAAGATCTACAAGGCGGCCAAGTTCCGCGTGGGCCCCTGGAAGGCCAACAGCGTCTCCCCCGTTTCCGAAGCTGTGGAGGTGGGTGTTAACGTGATCCTTAAAAAACTTTGCTTGCATTTGCACAGGCCTCATCCCCAGCACATCTCCCCACACATCCGTAGAAAGTGGGACTTCTTAGTATTTTggtgggggctggaggggaaggGACGGAGGTAgactgggagagagaaagaaagcatcaCAGACTCTGCTCTGACATGCTCAGATTCACAGAGCAGGTCATCTCTCATGGGTTCTTTCCCTATATATAAAACGAGGGATCTGGACTACAGAATTCTACAGGGTCCCACTAGGCTTGAAAATTCTATGGATCTATAACATCCTTTAGAATGCCTGAGGAAGTTGGTGTCTGGGGCTGCACTAGAGAAAAGTGCAGCTTCCTGTATTTACAGTGGGGGGTGTTtgaggaggtgggaagggagggacGGTCATCTGACTTGGCAGGAAGACTGCCATACATCAGGCAAAGCAGGTTAGTGTTTCAACCCAGTCTATTTTCTCTTTGCCAATTAATTTTGCGAAGTGTGGTATCTCCTGGGTTACTGTCGTGCCCAGCATCCTCCTGTCCTCACGCAAGGTTAAAGATACTGTTTACACCTGTCTCAGAGCCTCTGCCCTTGTTATATGCACCCACTGCCTGTGGTGCTGCTTTCTGGGCCTGTCCCCACCCCTGATCAGACTGTCCGTGCAGCTGAGGACCACTTGCTTGCCTCCCGGGACATGAGTAAAGCTGCAGGAGGAAATTAAAACGCTAAGGCAGACACTTCCCCAGCTCTTTACAAGTGGCATTTAAGGTACGGCAACTGCTACAGCACCCGTGAGGGctcttttctcatcttctctCCATCCACGCTTTCCTGCTTTTTGTTCACTCTTGGTAATCTGACCCTATGATTCAAGATTCGGGGACCATAAGAGTTCACATGAATCCACCGGCTGTGCAGGCTGCCCACCCCCTACCGCACTCATTGCCAAGGGTGATCCCTTGAACCTGCTTCACACATTTACGTTAGATCAGAATACTATGCAGCACCCATTTCTGTTCCTGGTTCTGGGACAACAAAGGAAATTCAATTAAGCACACTGAGCACATACTACAGGCTTGCTGCAAGGGGTCAAGGAATG is a genomic window of Delphinus delphis chromosome 9, mDelDel1.2, whole genome shotgun sequence containing:
- the HTR5A gene encoding 5-hydroxytryptamine receptor 5A, whose translation is MDLPPNLTHFILPTPAPLETNRSFDAEDSRASLPLVSVFGVLVLTLLGFLVAATLAWNLLVLATILRVRTFHRVPHNLVASMAISDVLVAALVMPLSLVHELSGRRWQLGRRLCQLWIACDVLCCTASIWNVTAIALDRYWSITRHLEYTLRARKRISNVMITLTWTLSAVISLAPLLFGWGETYSEGSEECQVSREPSYTVFSTVGAFYLPLCVVLFVYWKIYKAAKFRVGPWKANSVSPVSEAVEVKASTRQPEMVFTVRHATVTFQTEGATWREQKEQRAALMVGILIGVFVLCWIPFFTTELISPLCSCDIPATWKSVFLWLGYSNSFFNPLIYTAFNKTYNSAFKNFFSRRQ